In the genome of Drosophila subpulchrella strain 33 F10 #4 breed RU33 chromosome 2L, RU_Dsub_v1.1 Primary Assembly, whole genome shotgun sequence, one region contains:
- the LOC119546262 gene encoding vascular endothelial growth factor receptor 1 isoform X9 translates to MAILIRRTLLPLLLIAWIPWSDAIPLQSFSPDPDDSIANCGGENGAPLMTPCKSSIILEAQTSSTLKCEGEDPMVWWTSSVDHVQGTAGDRFDNTEDQARPYGTSLTLFEVTADDVGAYYCVKESEYNKISEKSDEAMVELVNRYLASSIYVYVNDPVSKLAPTTISIKALQYTDVVIPCRPAMPDTEVWLETSNGEKYSSTSVGRYDPKRGFTIEIRSITDGGEYYCRPSPPFPHNEEEYTSVEVHFIGNSHIDKSGKPLPKPVIKSSVDHHVITDTSFTLVCEQSALIESLYEIAWATPSRDENRISITTPETDPKTRNSTHQLGRSTLTVLNAKRTDSGLYKCITTDKAQDKQNFVSYMITVLGPNESYLKVHEPSGHYNVQEMANRTIQMRANFEGFPTPTFTWIKPDGSEVRQSEHNFKILSEELGTMLQVLNAQLEDSGTYVLRGSNTFKTMNLEYNVSVIDGPVLSMADVYVQAGSVARLECTVRSHPPALVTFFFRSCSLEPRWPTCSVIQHNFSISEEREKYKFLTKARPGKLSVESIYEVSFLPTEPGILTCVAENKVNGEERRALTKAHVLLGNISENMTIHGFDKSHKIAKEEYVNFTCEALAYHFDGNLQWLLNGEDLTESERVRTETSRTNYSYRSTIHINSISDKDQGTYECRAYHNANQSLYTGREISLIVYDPFAPQWVDTSLKDHSKIKRKLGQGVELDCASDAIPLAKVRWYKDDKVLTESKFRNITENDAKLVIMFLYPGDEGVYKCQVENRLDRIERSFTVVITDLPGISMAWVWFGVILFLILISLCVFLAIRYQKEHKRHLQLKEAGLANFETGAVGHINPDMTMDEQAEFLPYNRKFEFPREKLTLGKQLGAGAFGVVLKGEAIGILKEEPITTVAVKMVKRTADNEVVRALVSELKIMVHMGQHLNVVNLLGAVTKNICKRELMVIVEYCRFGNIQNFLLRNRKCFINQINPDTDHIDPSIMTQRISDNFDLHRDANGGGSLKYADIGFPIHSYVNEPHNNNTQPPTHRRNSDNDPRSGTRAGRPGSGNATYSYDRQMDTCATVMTTVPEDDQIMSNNSVQPAWRSNYRTDSNEATTVTTVDLISWAFQVARGMDYLSSKKVLHGDLAARNILLSENNIVKICDFGLARSMYRTDNYKKTESGKLPVKWLALESLSDHVFSTYSDVWSYGIVLWEMFSLAKVPYPGIDPNQELFNKLNDGYRMEKPPYANQELYEIMLECWRKNPESRPLFPELEQRFGNMLGEDVANHYLDLNNPYMQSNMEYMKTQSTDYLGLIGSPDELAPAAPRYVNGRVVPKIHICESPDDYTPMNPANTEPDAGTAIFSPTRLENDGSEFPDFSSETTFQFPGDRQSPTLSNNLNSGSSKPLRKKNGLPTVDAADQAPEEIPMLHRRSTGSEESPEQGRRFNQALKQQYVTPTPSPRHHVETKLNGESSESYVNVKPPRKNIPGKTSTGGGGASAGGGGAPTDAFSNPSYQPLSTVNEKQQRRY, encoded by the exons ATGGCCATACTTATAAGGAGGACtctgctgccgctgctcctGATCGCTTGGATCCCGTGGAGCGATGCAA TACCGCTGCAATCGTTCTCTCCGGATCCCGATGATAGCATCGCGAATTGCGGCGGCGAGAATGGAGCTCCCCTGATGACACCCTGCAAGAGCTCCATAATTCTGGAAGCCCAGACAAGCTCCACGCTGAAATGCGAAGGCGAGGATCCGATGGTCTGGTGGACCAGCTCTGTTGATCATGTGCAGGGAACCGCCGGGGATCGGTTTGATAATACAGAGGATCAAGCACGACCATATGGCACCAGCCTAACACTCTTCGAGGTGACGGCCGACGACGTGGGTGCCTATTACTGCGTCAAGGAATCGGAATACAACAAGATCTCGGAGAAGTCGGATGAGGCGATGGTCGAGCTGGTGAACCGGTACCTGGCCAGCTCCATCTACGTGTACGTGAACGACCCAGTTAGCAAATTGGCGCCAACCACCATCTCCATAAAAGCCCTGCAGTACACCGACGTGGTGATACCCTGCAGACCAGCAATGCCCGATACAGAAGTGTGGTTGGAGACCAGCAACGGAGAG AAATATTCCAGCACATCTGTGGGTCGATACGATCCGAAAAGGGGATTCACCATCGAAATCCGCAGCATCACGgatggcggcgaatactacTGTCGACCCAGTCCGCCCTTCCCGCACAACGAAGAGGAGTATACCAGCGTAGAAGTGCATTTTATTGGTAACAGTCACATTGATA AAAGCGGCAAGCCCCTGCCAAAGCCAGTGATCAAGTCCTCCGTGGATCATCACGTTATCACAGACACCTCCTTCACCCTCGTGTGCGAACAGTCGGCCTTGATTGAGTCATTGTACGAAATTGCCTGGGCAACACCGTCTCGCGATGAG AATCGCATCAGTATCACCACACCAGAAACCGATCCCAAGACTAGGAACAGCACCCACCAGTTGGGCAGGAGCACTTTGACGGTATTGAACGCCAAACGCACAGATTCCGGCTTATACAAGTGCATAACCACCGATAAAGCCCAAGATAAACAAAACTTTGTCAGCTACATGATTACAGTTTTAG GACCAAACGAAAGCTACCTGAAAGTGCACGAGCCCTCGGGCCACTACAACGTGCAGGAAATGGCCAACCGCACGATCCAGATGAGGGCCAACTTCGAGGGCTTCCCGACGCCCACCTTCACCTGGATCAAGCCGGACGGATCCGAGGTCCGACAGTCGGAGCACAACTTCAAGATTTTATCCGAGGAGCTGGGCACAATGCTCCAGGTGCTGAATGCCCAGCTGGAGGACAGCGGCACCTACGTCCTGCGGGGCAGCAATACCTTTAAGACCATGAACCTGGAGTACAACGTGAGTGTGATCGACGGTCCGGTCCTGAGCATGGCGGACGTCTACGTCCAGGCGGGATCCGTGGCGCGACTGGAGTGCACTGTCCGCTCCCATCCGCCGGCGCTAGTCACCTTCTTCTTCCGTTCCTGCAGCCTGGAGCCCAGATGGCCCACGTGCTCCGTGATCCAACATAACTTCAGC ATATCAGAAGAACGGGAGAAATATAAG TTTCTGACAAAGGCGAGACCCGGAAAACTGAGTGTGGAAAGCATATACGAGGTGTCCTTCCTGCCCACGGAACCGGGAATACTCACCTGCGTGGCCGAGAACAAGGTGAACGGAGAGGAGCGAAGAGCATTGACCAAGGCCCATGTGTTGCTGGGTAATATTTCCGAGAACATGACCATCCATGGCTTCGATAAAAGTCACAAGATCGCCAAAGAGGAATATGTGAACTTCACCTGCGAGGCGTTGGCCTATCACTTTGATGGCAATCTTCAATGGCTCCTCAATGGCGAGGACTTAACCGAGTCCGAAC GGGTTCGAACTGAAACCAGTCGTACCAACTACTCCTATAGGAGCACCATTCACATAAATTCGATATCTGACAAGGATCAAGGGACCTACGAGTGCCGGGCCTATCACAATGCTAATCAATCTTTATACACCGGTCGCGAGATATCCTTGATCGTCTATGATCCCTTTGCTCCTCAGTGGGTGGACACCAGCCTGAAGGACCACTCGAAAATAAAGCGTAAGTTGGGCCAGGGCGTGGAGCTGGATTGCGCCTCCGATGCGATTCCCTTGGCCAAGGTGCGGTGGTACAAGGATGACAAGGTGCTGACCGAATCGAAGTTTAGAAACATCACAGAAAACGATGCCAAGCTGGTGATCATGTTCCTCTATCCCGGCGACGAAGGCGTCTACAAATGCCAGGTGGAGAACCGGTTGGACAGAATCGAGAGGTCCTTCACGGTGGTTATTACTG ATCTCCCCGGCATCAGCATGGCCTGGGTGTGGTTCGGTGTGATACTTTTCCTCATCCTGATCAGCCTGTGCGTCTTCCTGGCCATTCGCTATCAGAAGGAGCACAAACGGCATCTCCAACTGAAGGAAGCCGGCTTGGCCAACTTCGAGACGGGTGCCGTGGGTCACATTAATCCCGACATGACCATGGACGAGCAGGCGGAATTCTTGCCCTACAATCGTAAATTCGAGTTCCCGCGGGAGAAGCTGACGCTGGGCAAGCAACTGGGAGCCGGAGCCTTTGGCGTGGTGCTCAAGGGAGAAGCCATTGGAATCCTCAAGGAGGAGCCCATCACCACGGTGGCGGTCAAGATGGTCAAGCGAACGGCCGACAACGAGGTGGTCAGGGCACTGGTCTCCGAGCTCAAGATAATGGTCCATATGGGCCAGCACTTAAATGTGGTCAATCTCCTGGGAGCCGTCACCAAAAACATTTGCAAAC GCGAACTCATGGTCATTGTTGAGTACTGTCGCTTTGGCAATATTCAGAACTTCCTTCTGAGGAACAGGAAGTGCTTTATCAATCAAATCAATCCGGACACCGATCACATAGATCCCTCCATCATGACCCAGCGCATTTCCGATAACTTTGACCTGCACCG CGATGCGAATGGTGGTGGTAGCTTGAAATACGCCGATATCGGTTTCCCGATCCACTCGTACGTCAATGAACCGCACAACAATAACACGCAACCGCCAACTCACCGCAGGAACTCGGACAATGATCCCCGATCGGGCACCCGAGCCGGACGTCCCGGATCCGGAAACGCCACCTACAGCTACGACCGACAGATGGACACCTGTGCCACCGTGATGACCACAGTGCCGGAAG ATGATCAAATAATGTCCAATAACTCCGTACAACCCGCCTGGCGTTCTAACTACAGGACAGACTCCAACGAGGCAACGACAGTGACCACTGTGGATCTGATCAGTTGGGCTTTCCAGGTGGCCCGCGGCATGGATTACCTGTCCTCCAAGAAGGTGTTGCACGGCGATCTGGCTGCCAGAAATATTCTTCTCTCCGAGAACAATATCGTAAAGATTTGCGACTTTGGTCTGGCTCGATCCATGTATCGAACGGACAACTACAAAAAGACAG AGAGTGGCAAACTGCCCGTTAAGTGGTTAGCGCTAGAGTCCCTGAGCGATCATGTCTTTAGCACCTACAGCGACGTTTGGTCCTACGGAATTGTCCTGTGGGAGATGTTCTCGCTGGCCAAGGTTCCATATCCGGGCATAGATCCCAACCAGGAGCTGTTCAATAAGCTGAACGATGGCTACCGCATGGAGAAGCCGCCATATGCCAATCAAGAGCTCTACGAGATTATGCTAGAGTGCTGGCGGAAGAA tcCTGAAAGCAGACCTTTGTTCCCTGAGCTGGAGCAGCGTTTTGGCAATATGCTGGGCGAAGATGTGGCCAAT CACTACCTGGACCTGAATAACCCGTACATGCAAAGCAACATGGAGTACATGAAGACCCAGTCTACGGATTACCTGGGACTGATTGGATCCCCCGATGAGCTAGCACCCGCGGCTCCGCGCTACGTCAATGGACGCGTAGTACCCAAAATCC ACATCTGTGAGTCGCCGGATGACTACACTCCGATGAATCCGGCGAATACCGAACCCGATGCCGGCACCGCCATATTCTCACCCACGCGCCTTGAAAACGATGGCTCCGAATTTCCGGACTTCTCAAGTGAAACCACTTTCCAATTCCCAGGAGATCGACAGTCTCCCACATTGAGTAACAATCTCAACAGCGGCTCGAGTAAGCCGCTCCGCAAGAAGAATGGTCTTCCGACAGTGGATGCGGCGGATCAGGCTCCGGAGGAGATACCCATGCTGCATCGCCGCTCTACGGGATCGGAGGAGAGTCCGGAGCAGGGCAGGCGCTTCAATCAGGCCCTCAAGCAGCAGTACGTCACTCCGACGCCATCGCCACGCCATCATGTGGAGACGAAACTCAATGGGGAGTCCTCCGAAAGCTATGTGAATGTCAAGCCGCCCAGAAAGAATATACCCGGCAAAACCTCAACCGGTGGTGGGGGTGCTTCTGCTGGGGGTGGCGGTGCCCCCACGGATGCCTTCTCAAATCCCAGCTACCAGCCATTGTCCACCGTCAACGAGAAGCAGCAGCGAAGGTACTAG